From a region of the Paraburkholderia hospita genome:
- a CDS encoding 3-hydroxyacyl-CoA dehydrogenase/enoyl-CoA hydratase family protein — MSNLIIRKVAVLGAGVMGAQIAAHLINAKVPVLLFDLPAKEGPKNGIALKAIENLKKLSPAPFGVKDDAQYIQPANYDDDIEKLAECDVVIEAIAERMDWKHDLYKKVSPHIGRNAIFASNTSGLSITELSNGFSDELKARFCGVHFFNPPRYMHLVELIPTTATRPEILDQLETFLTSVVGKGVVRAKDTPNFIANRVGIFSILAVIKEAEKFGLRFDEVDDLTGSRLGRAKSATFRTADVVGLDTMAHVIKTMQDNLTDDPFFPVYETPAVLAGLVKQGALGQKTGAGFYKKEGKAIKVLDAKTGSYVDGGAKADELVGRILKRPPAERLKLLRESQHPQAQFLWAIFRDVFHYIGVHLESIADNARDVDLAIRWGFGWNEGPFEGWQTAGWKQIAEWVQEDIAAGKALSNAPLPVWVLEGAVAEKGGVHTNEGSWSPAEKRFVPRSSLSVYDRQVFRAPLAGETGADPKTYGKTVFETDAVRAWVDDRAGENDVLIVSFKSKLNTIGPSVIDGITQAIDVAEKDYKAVVIWQPTSLKLGAPGGPFSAGANLEEAMPAFMMGGAKGIEPFVKKFQQGMLRVKYSNVPVVAAVSGIALGGGCELVLHSAKRVAHVESYIGLVEVGVGLVPAGGGLKEAALRAAEAATQVGATNDLLKFLQKSFENAAMAKVSGSALEARAMGYLKPSDTIVFNVFELLDTAKKEARALAAAGYRPPLRVTQVPVAGRSAISTIKASLVNMRDGRFISEHDYLIASRIAEAVCGGDVEAGSLVDEEWLLALERRAFVELLGTQKTQERIMGMLQTGKPVRN; from the coding sequence GTGAGCAATCTGATCATTCGCAAGGTCGCCGTACTCGGCGCCGGCGTGATGGGCGCGCAGATCGCTGCGCACCTGATCAACGCGAAGGTGCCCGTGCTGCTGTTCGACCTGCCAGCCAAAGAAGGCCCGAAGAACGGCATCGCACTGAAGGCGATCGAAAACCTGAAGAAGCTGTCGCCCGCGCCGTTTGGCGTGAAGGACGACGCGCAATACATCCAGCCCGCCAACTACGACGACGACATCGAGAAGCTCGCCGAATGCGACGTGGTGATCGAGGCGATCGCCGAGCGGATGGACTGGAAGCACGACCTGTACAAGAAGGTCTCGCCGCACATCGGCCGAAACGCGATCTTCGCGAGCAACACATCGGGCCTGTCGATCACCGAACTGTCGAACGGGTTCTCCGACGAACTGAAGGCGCGCTTTTGCGGCGTGCACTTCTTCAACCCGCCGCGCTACATGCATCTGGTCGAGCTGATCCCGACCACGGCGACGCGCCCGGAAATCCTCGATCAACTCGAAACCTTCCTGACGAGCGTGGTCGGCAAGGGCGTGGTGCGCGCGAAGGACACGCCGAACTTCATCGCGAACCGCGTCGGCATTTTCTCGATTCTCGCGGTGATCAAGGAAGCCGAGAAGTTCGGTCTGCGCTTCGATGAAGTCGACGATCTGACGGGCAGCCGCCTCGGCCGCGCGAAGTCGGCGACGTTCCGCACGGCGGACGTGGTCGGTCTCGACACGATGGCGCACGTCATCAAGACGATGCAGGACAACCTCACCGACGACCCGTTCTTCCCGGTCTATGAAACGCCTGCCGTACTCGCCGGATTGGTGAAGCAAGGGGCGCTCGGCCAGAAGACGGGCGCGGGCTTCTACAAGAAGGAAGGCAAGGCGATCAAGGTGCTCGACGCGAAGACGGGCAGCTATGTCGATGGCGGTGCGAAGGCGGATGAGCTGGTCGGCCGCATTCTCAAGCGTCCGCCCGCCGAACGCCTGAAGCTGTTGCGCGAATCGCAGCATCCGCAGGCGCAGTTCCTGTGGGCGATCTTCCGCGACGTGTTCCATTACATCGGCGTGCATCTGGAGTCGATCGCCGACAACGCGCGCGACGTCGATCTCGCGATCCGCTGGGGCTTCGGCTGGAACGAAGGTCCGTTCGAGGGCTGGCAGACGGCGGGCTGGAAGCAGATCGCCGAGTGGGTGCAGGAAGACATCGCGGCAGGCAAGGCGTTGTCGAACGCGCCGCTGCCCGTGTGGGTGCTGGAAGGTGCTGTCGCCGAAAAGGGCGGCGTGCATACGAACGAAGGCTCGTGGTCGCCGGCTGAAAAGCGCTTCGTGCCGCGCTCGTCGCTGTCCGTGTACGACAGGCAAGTGTTCCGCGCGCCGCTCGCAGGCGAAACAGGCGCCGATCCGAAGACGTACGGTAAGACTGTGTTCGAGACGGATGCCGTGCGCGCATGGGTCGACGATCGCGCGGGCGAGAACGACGTGTTGATCGTGTCGTTCAAGAGCAAGCTGAACACGATTGGACCGTCGGTGATCGACGGCATCACGCAGGCGATCGATGTCGCCGAGAAGGACTACAAGGCCGTCGTCATCTGGCAACCGACGTCGCTGAAACTCGGCGCGCCGGGCGGCCCGTTCTCGGCGGGCGCGAATCTCGAAGAAGCGATGCCCGCTTTCATGATGGGCGGCGCGAAGGGCATCGAGCCGTTCGTGAAGAAGTTCCAGCAAGGCATGCTGCGCGTGAAGTATTCGAACGTGCCCGTGGTCGCGGCCGTGTCGGGCATCGCGCTCGGCGGCGGGTGCGAGCTGGTGTTGCATAGCGCGAAGCGCGTCGCGCATGTCGAGAGCTATATCGGTCTGGTCGAAGTGGGCGTCGGCCTCGTGCCGGCGGGTGGCGGGCTGAAGGAAGCGGCGTTGCGTGCCGCCGAGGCCGCGACGCAAGTCGGCGCGACCAACGATCTGCTCAAGTTCTTGCAGAAGTCGTTCGAGAACGCGGCGATGGCGAAGGTCTCCGGCTCGGCGCTCGAAGCCCGCGCGATGGGCTACCTGAAGCCGTCTGACACGATCGTCTTCAACGTCTTCGAACTGCTCGACACCGCGAAGAAAGAAGCGCGCGCGCTGGCCGCCGCGGGCTATCGTCCGCCGCTGCGCGTGACGCAGGTGCCTGTCGCCGGACGCTCGGCGATTTCGACGATCAAGGCGTCGCTCGTCAACATGCGCGATGGTCGCTTCATTAGTGAGCACGATTACCTGATCGCGAGCCGCATCGCGGAAGCGGTGTGCGGCGGCGACGTCGAAGCGGGCAGTCTCGTCGATGAAGAATGGCTGCTGGCGCTGGAGCGTCGCGCGTTTGTCGAGTTGCTCGGCACGCAGAAGACGCAGGAACGGATCATGGGCATGCTGCAGACGGGCAAGCCGGTGCGCAACTGA
- a CDS encoding enoyl-CoA hydratase produces the protein MDIEITRTHDVLTIAFARPEKKNAITAAMYQTMADALVEAQQDPATRAVLIRGSAGIFSAGNDLEDFMKQPPVSDDAPVFQFLRAISSAEKPLVASVAGAAVGIGTTLLLHCDLVYAADTATFSLPFAQLGLCPEAASSLLLQRVAGYQGAAEKLMLGEPFDAKEAQRMGFVNRILPAAEVDAFALQQAQKLAALPASSLRVTKQLMKRAAQHEIQTQMTDEAVHFAKMLLAPEAKEAFKAFFEKRKPDFRQFS, from the coding sequence ATGGACATCGAAATCACCCGCACGCACGACGTGCTAACAATCGCCTTCGCCCGCCCAGAAAAGAAAAACGCGATCACGGCAGCGATGTACCAAACGATGGCCGACGCGCTGGTCGAAGCGCAACAAGACCCGGCCACCCGCGCGGTGCTCATCCGCGGAAGCGCGGGAATCTTCAGCGCCGGCAACGACCTGGAAGACTTCATGAAGCAACCACCCGTCAGCGACGACGCACCGGTCTTCCAGTTCCTGCGCGCAATCAGCTCAGCGGAAAAACCACTAGTGGCATCAGTGGCCGGCGCAGCCGTAGGAATCGGCACAACGCTGCTGCTGCACTGCGACCTGGTCTACGCCGCCGACACAGCAACCTTCTCACTGCCGTTCGCACAACTGGGCCTGTGCCCGGAAGCCGCATCGTCGCTGCTGCTGCAGCGCGTCGCTGGCTATCAAGGGGCAGCGGAAAAGCTGATGCTCGGCGAACCGTTCGACGCCAAAGAAGCGCAACGCATGGGCTTCGTGAACCGGATCCTGCCTGCGGCAGAAGTGGACGCGTTCGCGCTGCAGCAGGCGCAAAAACTGGCCGCCTTGCCCGCATCGTCGCTCCGCGTGACCAAGCAACTAATGAAACGCGCCGCGCAGCACGAAATCCAGACCCAAATGACCGACGAAGCCGTGCACTTCGCCAAGATGCTGCTCGCACCCGAAGCAAAGGAAGCGTTCAAGGCGTTCTTCGAGAAGCGCAAACCAGACTTCCGCCAGTTCAGCTAA
- the fdhD gene encoding formate dehydrogenase accessory sulfurtransferase FdhD: MNELETGEQPGIVEQAVRRHRGGAVESVADHVGQEWPVALVFNGISHAVMMCTPRDLEEFAVGFAISEGIVERGAHIQDIEVEFRDGKLPHAEVQLTVVQQAFVALKEKRRALSGRTGCGVCGIESIDLLDLAPERVPDTGFLQRLAPDAIARAAKELPAHQALTKMTGGLHAAAWCDATGAIHYAFEDVGRHNALDKLIGRLSLDRVDTKEGFVFLSSRASYELVRKAARVDIPMVATISAPSSLAITIAREAGVRLVSFCREAGYVDYDTV; this comes from the coding sequence GTGAACGAACTGGAAACGGGCGAACAACCGGGCATCGTTGAGCAGGCGGTGCGCCGGCACCGCGGCGGCGCGGTCGAGAGCGTCGCCGATCATGTCGGCCAGGAGTGGCCCGTCGCGCTCGTCTTCAACGGCATTTCGCACGCGGTGATGATGTGCACGCCGCGCGACCTCGAAGAATTCGCGGTGGGTTTCGCGATTTCGGAAGGGATTGTCGAGCGCGGCGCGCACATTCAGGACATCGAGGTCGAGTTCCGCGACGGCAAATTGCCGCATGCGGAAGTGCAATTGACCGTCGTGCAGCAGGCGTTCGTCGCGCTGAAGGAGAAGCGCCGCGCGCTGTCGGGCCGCACGGGTTGCGGCGTGTGCGGAATCGAGAGCATTGATCTGCTCGATCTGGCGCCGGAACGCGTGCCCGACACGGGCTTTTTGCAGCGCCTGGCGCCCGATGCAATCGCTCGCGCCGCGAAGGAACTGCCCGCGCACCAGGCGCTCACGAAGATGACGGGCGGCCTGCACGCCGCCGCGTGGTGCGACGCGACGGGCGCGATCCACTATGCGTTCGAGGACGTGGGGCGTCACAACGCGCTCGACAAGCTGATCGGGCGGCTGTCGCTGGATCGCGTCGATACGAAGGAAGGCTTCGTCTTTCTGTCGAGCCGCGCGAGCTACGAACTGGTGCGCAAGGCGGCGCGCGTCGACATTCCGATGGTCGCGACGATTTCGGCGCCGTCGTCGCTGGCGATTACGATTGCACGCGAAGCGGGCGTGCGGCTGGTGAGCTTCTGTCGCGAAGCGGGCTACGTCGATTACGACACTGTCTGA
- a CDS encoding acyl-CoA dehydrogenase C-terminal domain-containing protein — translation MGQYAAPLRDMQFVLHELLNVEAEIKQMPKHADLDADTINQVLEEAGKFCSEVLFPLNQSGDQEGCKYEGDGVVTTPKGFRQAYRQYVEAGWPALGCDPDFGGQGLPAFVNNAVYEMLNSANQAWAMYPGLSHGAYECLHAHGTPELQQAYLPKLVSGEWTGTMCLTEPHCGTDLGILRTKAEPNSDGSYAISGTKIFISSGEHDLAENIVHLVLARLPDAPQGTKGISLFVVPKFIPDANGNPGERNGAKCGSIEHKMGIHGNATCVINLDSAKGWLVGEPNKGLNAMFVMMNAARLGVGMQGLGLTEVAYQNSLVYAKERLQMRSLTGPKAPEKAADPIIVHPDVRRMLLTQKAYAEGARAFTYWAALNIDKELSHADESVRKDAADLVALLTPVIKAFLTDNAFEGTNMGMQIYGGHGFIAEWGMEQYVRDARINMIYEGTNSIQSLDLLGRKVLGDMGAKLKKFGKLVTDFVEEEGIKPEMQEFVNPLADIGDKVQKLTMEIGMKAMQNPDEVGAAAVPYLRTVGHLVFSYFWARMARIALDNEASGDPFYKSKLATARFYFAKLLPETASTIRAARAGSKTLMEVDEALF, via the coding sequence ATGGGACAGTACGCCGCGCCGTTGCGCGACATGCAATTCGTATTGCACGAGCTGCTGAACGTCGAAGCCGAGATCAAACAGATGCCGAAGCACGCTGATCTCGATGCCGACACGATCAACCAGGTGCTCGAGGAAGCCGGCAAATTCTGCTCGGAAGTGCTGTTCCCGCTGAACCAGAGCGGCGATCAGGAAGGCTGCAAATACGAAGGCGATGGCGTCGTCACCACGCCGAAGGGCTTCAGGCAAGCGTACCGGCAATACGTCGAGGCGGGCTGGCCCGCGCTCGGCTGCGATCCCGACTTCGGCGGCCAGGGCCTGCCCGCGTTCGTCAACAACGCGGTGTACGAAATGCTGAACTCGGCGAACCAGGCCTGGGCGATGTACCCCGGCCTGTCGCACGGCGCCTACGAGTGCCTGCATGCGCACGGCACGCCGGAGCTGCAGCAGGCCTATCTGCCGAAGCTCGTGTCGGGCGAATGGACGGGCACGATGTGCCTGACCGAGCCGCATTGCGGCACCGACCTCGGCATCCTGCGCACGAAGGCCGAGCCGAATAGCGACGGCTCGTACGCGATCAGCGGCACCAAGATCTTCATTTCCAGCGGCGAGCACGATCTCGCCGAGAACATCGTTCACCTCGTGCTGGCGCGCCTGCCGGATGCGCCGCAAGGCACGAAGGGCATTTCGCTGTTTGTCGTGCCGAAGTTCATACCCGACGCGAACGGCAACCCCGGCGAGCGCAATGGCGCGAAGTGCGGCTCGATCGAACACAAGATGGGCATTCACGGCAACGCGACGTGCGTGATCAATCTCGACAGCGCTAAGGGCTGGCTGGTCGGCGAGCCGAACAAGGGCCTCAACGCGATGTTCGTGATGATGAACGCGGCGCGCCTGGGCGTCGGCATGCAGGGTCTGGGGCTGACGGAAGTCGCGTATCAGAACTCGCTCGTCTACGCGAAGGAGCGTTTGCAGATGCGCTCGTTGACGGGCCCGAAGGCGCCCGAGAAGGCCGCCGATCCGATCATCGTCCATCCCGACGTGCGCCGCATGCTGCTCACGCAGAAGGCCTACGCGGAAGGCGCGCGCGCCTTCACGTACTGGGCCGCGCTGAACATCGACAAGGAGCTGTCGCACGCCGATGAATCCGTGCGCAAGGACGCCGCCGACCTCGTCGCGCTGCTCACGCCCGTCATCAAGGCCTTCCTGACGGACAACGCGTTCGAAGGCACGAACATGGGCATGCAGATCTACGGCGGCCACGGCTTCATCGCCGAGTGGGGCATGGAGCAATACGTGCGCGACGCGCGCATCAACATGATCTACGAAGGCACGAACTCGATTCAGTCGCTCGATCTGCTGGGCCGCAAGGTGCTCGGCGACATGGGTGCGAAGCTCAAGAAGTTCGGCAAGCTGGTGACCGACTTCGTCGAGGAAGAAGGCATCAAGCCGGAGATGCAGGAGTTCGTCAATCCGCTCGCGGATATCGGCGACAAGGTGCAGAAGCTGACGATGGAAATCGGCATGAAGGCAATGCAGAACCCGGACGAAGTCGGCGCCGCGGCCGTGCCGTATCTGCGCACGGTCGGCCACCTGGTGTTCTCGTACTTCTGGGCCCGCATGGCGCGCATCGCGCTCGACAACGAAGCATCCGGTGATCCGTTCTACAAGTCGAAGCTCGCCACCGCGCGCTTTTACTTCGCGAAGTTGCTGCCCGAAACGGCCTCGACGATTCGCGCCGCGCGCGCCGGCTCGAAGACGTTGATGGAAGTCGACGAAGCGCTGTTCTAA
- a CDS encoding TetR/AcrR family transcriptional regulator, whose amino-acid sequence MRKGEQTRAAILDAALDLASRDGLEGLTIGLLAERMQMSKSGVFAHFGSREDLQVEVVREYHRRFEDEVFFPSLREPRGLPRLRAMISRWIEKRIQEVTTGCIYISGAVEYDDRADSAVREQLVASVTMWRAALTRAISQAMDEGHLRADTDPQLMLFELYSFTLGLHHDARFLHLPDAVRLTWAALEKLIVSYQSESASR is encoded by the coding sequence ATGCGAAAAGGCGAACAAACGCGAGCCGCGATTCTCGATGCAGCACTTGATCTGGCAAGCCGCGACGGACTGGAAGGTCTGACGATCGGTCTGCTTGCCGAGCGCATGCAGATGAGCAAGAGCGGAGTGTTCGCGCATTTCGGGTCGCGCGAAGACCTGCAGGTCGAAGTGGTGCGCGAATATCACCGTCGTTTCGAGGACGAGGTGTTTTTCCCGAGTCTGCGCGAACCCCGAGGCTTGCCGCGCTTGCGCGCGATGATCTCGCGCTGGATCGAGAAGCGCATCCAGGAAGTGACGACTGGGTGTATCTACATCAGCGGCGCGGTCGAGTATGACGATCGCGCGGACAGCGCGGTGCGCGAGCAACTGGTCGCGAGCGTCACGATGTGGCGCGCGGCGCTTACGCGAGCCATTTCGCAGGCAATGGACGAAGGGCATCTGCGCGCGGACACCGATCCGCAACTGATGCTTTTCGAACTGTATAGCTTCACGCTCGGCTTGCATCATGACGCACGCTTCCTGCATCTGCCCGATGCCGTGCGCCTGACGTGGGCCGCGCTGGAAAAACTGATTGTTTCGTATCAGAGCGAGAGCGCAAGCCGCTAG
- a CDS encoding acetyl-CoA C-acyltransferase, translating to MTKQLQDAYIVAASRTPIGKAPRGMFRNTRPDELLVHAIRSAVAQVPGLDTSLIEDAIVGCAIPEAEQGLNVARMGALLSGLPNTVGGVTVNRFCASGVTALAMAADRIRVGESDVLIAGGCESMSMVPMMGNKPSLSPHIFDRNEDVGIAYGMGLTAEKVAERWKVSREQQDQFSVESHRKAVAAQQAGEFDDEIAAYTITERFPDLATGEVKVKTREVRLDEGPRADTSMEGLAKLRTVFANKGSVTAGNSSQTSDGAGALIVVSEKILKQFNLTPLARFVSFAVRGVPPEIMGIGPKEAIPAALKAAGLKQDDIDWIELNEAFAAQSLAVINDLGLDPAKINPLGGAIALGHPLGATGAIRASTVVHGLRRRNLKYGMVTMCVGTGMGAAGIIERV from the coding sequence ATGACCAAGCAATTGCAGGACGCATATATCGTCGCCGCGAGCCGCACACCGATCGGCAAGGCGCCGCGCGGGATGTTCAGGAACACGCGCCCGGACGAACTGCTGGTGCACGCGATCCGCTCGGCTGTCGCGCAGGTGCCGGGCCTCGACACATCGCTGATCGAAGACGCGATTGTCGGCTGCGCGATTCCCGAAGCCGAGCAAGGTTTGAACGTGGCGCGCATGGGCGCGTTGCTGTCCGGCTTGCCGAACACGGTCGGCGGCGTGACGGTGAACCGCTTCTGCGCATCGGGCGTAACGGCGCTCGCGATGGCGGCGGATCGCATTCGCGTCGGCGAATCGGACGTGCTGATCGCGGGCGGTTGCGAATCGATGAGCATGGTGCCGATGATGGGCAACAAGCCGTCGCTGTCGCCGCATATTTTCGATCGCAATGAAGACGTCGGTATTGCGTACGGGATGGGCCTGACGGCCGAGAAGGTTGCGGAGCGCTGGAAGGTGAGCCGCGAGCAGCAGGACCAGTTTTCGGTCGAATCGCATCGCAAGGCGGTTGCTGCGCAACAGGCGGGCGAGTTCGACGACGAGATCGCGGCCTACACGATCACCGAGCGTTTCCCCGATCTCGCGACGGGCGAAGTGAAGGTGAAGACGCGTGAGGTGAGGCTCGATGAAGGTCCGCGCGCGGATACGTCGATGGAAGGGCTTGCGAAGTTGCGCACGGTGTTTGCGAACAAGGGTTCGGTGACGGCGGGAAATAGTTCGCAGACGTCGGATGGGGCGGGCGCGTTGATCGTGGTGTCGGAGAAGATTCTCAAGCAGTTCAATCTGACGCCGTTGGCCAGGTTTGTCAGCTTCGCTGTGCGCGGTGTGCCGCCGGAGATCATGGGGATCGGGCCGAAGGAAGCGATTCCGGCGGCGCTGAAGGCCGCAGGGCTCAAGCAGGACGATATCGACTGGATCGAGCTGAATGAGGCTTTCGCCGCGCAGTCTCTGGCTGTTATCAACGATCTTGGGCTCGATCCGGCGAAGATTAATCCGCTTGGCGGGGCTATTGCGTTGGGGCACCCGCTGGGGGCGACTGGGGCGATTCGTGCCTCTACCGTTGTTCATGGCCTGCGGCGGCGGAATTTGAAGTACGGGATGGTCACGATGTGTGTGGGCACCGGTATGGGTGCGGCTGGGATTATTGAGCGGGTTTGA